A section of the Myxococcus xanthus genome encodes:
- a CDS encoding DUF808 domain-containing protein, which translates to MAGSSLLTLIDDIASLLDDIAAMTKVATRKTAGVLGDDLALNAQQVSGVSADRELPVVWAVAKGSMVNKAILVPAALAISALAPWAIIPLLMLGGAFLCFEGFEKVAQKFLHGKEEQAAQKQERVNAVADPSVDLVAMEKDKIKGAIRTDFILSAEIVVISLGTLTAASFGMQVAVLTGIALLMTVGVYGLVAGIVKLDDAGLYLMKAEGGVKRSLGRGILATAPYLMKGLGIVGTAAMFMVGGGILTHGIAPLHHFIEHATAAVAAVPGVGGLLGALVPSLMNAVAGVIAGGLIVLLVTGATRAFQSVRAKPS; encoded by the coding sequence GTGGCCGGAAGCAGCCTCCTCACCCTGATTGATGACATTGCCAGCCTGCTGGACGACATCGCGGCGATGACGAAGGTCGCGACCCGAAAGACCGCTGGTGTGCTTGGGGATGACCTCGCCCTCAATGCCCAGCAGGTCTCCGGCGTCAGCGCCGACCGCGAACTGCCCGTCGTCTGGGCCGTCGCCAAGGGCTCGATGGTCAACAAGGCGATTCTGGTGCCCGCGGCGCTGGCCATCAGCGCGCTGGCGCCCTGGGCCATCATCCCGCTGCTGATGCTGGGTGGCGCCTTCCTGTGCTTCGAGGGCTTCGAGAAGGTGGCCCAGAAGTTCCTGCACGGCAAGGAGGAGCAGGCGGCGCAGAAGCAGGAGCGCGTCAATGCAGTGGCGGACCCGTCGGTGGACCTGGTCGCCATGGAGAAGGACAAGATAAAGGGCGCGATCCGCACCGACTTCATCTTGTCCGCCGAAATCGTCGTCATTTCGCTCGGAACGCTCACCGCCGCGTCCTTCGGGATGCAGGTTGCCGTGCTGACGGGCATCGCACTCCTCATGACGGTGGGCGTGTACGGCCTGGTCGCGGGCATCGTGAAGCTCGACGACGCGGGCCTCTACCTGATGAAGGCGGAGGGCGGGGTCAAGCGGAGCCTGGGCCGGGGCATCCTGGCCACCGCGCCATATCTGATGAAGGGGCTCGGCATCGTGGGCACGGCCGCCATGTTCATGGTGGGCGGCGGCATCCTCACGCACGGCATCGCGCCCCTGCATCACTTCATCGAGCACGCGACCGCCGCGGTTGCGGCGGTGCCAGGCGTTGGCGGACTGCTGGGCGCGCTCGTGCCGTCTCTGATGAACGCGGTGGCCGGCGTCATCGCGGGTGGCCTCATCGTTCTGCTGGTGACGGGCGCCACGCGGGCCTTCCAGTCCGTACGGGCCAAGCCGAGCTGA
- a CDS encoding NADP-dependent oxidoreductase translates to MPGRNPLRDLTNRRIVLASRPEGRPTGENFRIEDVSVPEPGEGELLLKVQYLSLDPYMRGRMSTAKSYARPLDLGEVIVGGTVARVVRSRHPGYAEGDIVLSYSGWQTYSLSKGEGLRKLDPAAAPVSTALGVLGMPGFTAYSGLFTIGRPQPGETVVVAAASGPVGATVGQLARIKGARAVGIAGGPEKCAYVRDELGFDAVVDHHAPDFAERLKEACPKGVDVYFENVGGAVWDAVFPLLNPFARVPVCGLIAWYNSTGPFEGPNRLPLVMRDVLSKSLTLRGFIQTEFVSQLPDFYRDMSAWVREGRVRYREDIVNGLDHAPEAFVGLLEGRNFGKLVVKVDETA, encoded by the coding sequence TTGCCAGGGAGGAATCCGTTGAGAGACCTGACCAACCGACGAATCGTGCTCGCATCCCGGCCCGAAGGACGTCCCACTGGGGAGAACTTCCGCATCGAGGACGTCTCCGTACCGGAGCCCGGCGAAGGTGAGCTCCTGCTGAAGGTCCAGTACCTGTCGCTGGACCCGTACATGCGAGGCCGGATGAGCACCGCGAAGTCGTACGCCCGCCCACTGGACCTGGGCGAGGTCATCGTCGGCGGCACCGTCGCCCGCGTCGTCCGCTCCCGACACCCGGGCTACGCGGAAGGCGACATCGTCCTCTCCTACTCGGGCTGGCAGACCTATTCGCTGTCCAAGGGTGAAGGTCTGCGCAAGCTCGACCCGGCCGCCGCCCCTGTCTCCACCGCGCTGGGCGTGCTCGGCATGCCGGGATTCACCGCCTACTCGGGCCTCTTCACGATTGGACGGCCTCAGCCCGGTGAGACGGTGGTCGTCGCCGCGGCCAGCGGTCCTGTCGGCGCGACGGTGGGGCAGTTGGCCAGAATCAAGGGCGCGCGAGCGGTGGGCATCGCGGGCGGACCGGAGAAGTGCGCGTACGTGCGTGACGAGCTTGGCTTCGACGCCGTCGTGGACCACCACGCTCCGGACTTCGCCGAGCGTTTGAAGGAAGCCTGCCCCAAGGGCGTGGACGTTTACTTCGAGAACGTGGGCGGCGCGGTCTGGGACGCCGTCTTCCCGCTCCTCAATCCGTTCGCGAGAGTCCCCGTCTGCGGCCTCATCGCCTGGTACAACAGCACGGGTCCCTTCGAGGGCCCGAACCGGCTGCCCCTCGTCATGCGCGACGTGCTCTCCAAGAGCCTGACGCTGCGAGGCTTCATCCAGACGGAGTTCGTCAGCCAGCTCCCGGATTTCTACCGGGACATGAGCGCATGGGTGCGCGAGGGACGCGTGCGCTACCGCGAGGACATCGTCAACGGGCTCGACCATGCGCCCGAGGCCTTCGTCGGGCTGCTGGAAGGCCGCAACTTCGGCAAGCTCGTGGTGAAGGTGGACGAAACGGCATGA
- the hflK gene encoding FtsH protease activity modulator HflK, producing MNSDPRGRDPSDVLRELRRQLGPGIGRRILFAVLGLFLLVGLMTSYAQVEPDEVGVILRLGRFVGTVEPGPHFRMPFWVDRIVKVPVQRQLKAEFGFRTEASRSRMGSAYAAESSDTKRESLMLTGDLNVAVVEWIVQYKIKDPYKYLFKVKNVESMLRDISEASMRAVVGDHSVNEVLTTGRQAVATQAKLLLQDLADRYETGVDIQQVVLQDVNPPDPVKPSFNEVNQAIQEKERVINEAYAELNRVIPRAKGEAEEALRSAEGYAIERVNRAKGEADRFARVYEEYRKAPDVTRRRMYLETVSQVLRSAGQKVVLDESVKGLTPLLNMQATDPAVSGSASQTEGRR from the coding sequence ATGAATTCCGACCCACGAGGGCGGGACCCGTCAGACGTCCTACGTGAGCTTCGGCGGCAACTGGGGCCTGGAATCGGGCGCCGCATCCTGTTCGCGGTGCTCGGCCTGTTCCTGCTGGTGGGGCTGATGACCAGCTACGCCCAGGTGGAGCCGGACGAAGTGGGCGTCATCCTCCGGCTGGGGCGCTTCGTGGGAACGGTGGAGCCGGGCCCGCATTTCCGGATGCCCTTCTGGGTGGACCGCATCGTGAAGGTCCCGGTGCAGCGTCAGCTCAAGGCGGAGTTCGGATTCCGCACGGAGGCCTCCCGCTCGCGCATGGGCTCTGCCTATGCGGCGGAGTCATCGGACACGAAGCGCGAGTCGCTCATGCTCACCGGTGACCTCAACGTCGCGGTGGTGGAGTGGATCGTCCAGTACAAGATCAAGGACCCGTACAAGTATCTCTTCAAGGTGAAGAACGTGGAGAGCATGCTTCGGGACATCTCCGAGGCCTCGATGCGGGCCGTCGTGGGAGACCACTCGGTGAATGAGGTCCTCACCACGGGCCGCCAGGCGGTGGCCACCCAGGCCAAGCTGCTGCTCCAGGACCTGGCGGACCGCTACGAGACGGGCGTGGACATCCAGCAGGTGGTCCTCCAGGACGTGAACCCGCCCGACCCGGTGAAGCCGTCCTTCAACGAGGTGAACCAGGCCATCCAGGAGAAGGAGCGCGTCATCAACGAGGCCTATGCCGAGCTGAACCGCGTCATCCCCCGCGCGAAGGGCGAGGCCGAGGAGGCGCTGCGCAGCGCCGAGGGCTATGCCATTGAGCGTGTGAACCGCGCCAAGGGGGAGGCGGACCGCTTCGCTCGCGTCTACGAGGAGTACCGCAAGGCGCCGGACGTCACCCGCCGCCGCATGTACCTGGAGACCGTGAGCCAGGTGCTCCGGAGCGCCGGGCAGAAGGTCGTCTTGGATGAGTCCGTCAAGGGGCTCACGCCGCTGTTGAACATGCAGGCGACCGACCCCGCGGTGTCCGGGAGCGCGAGCCAGACGGAGGGCCGCCGATGA
- the hflC gene encoding protease modulator HflC, translating into MSRLVIPLGVLAVLAVVLGFSATYTLSEHEQAVITRFGEPKGASVVDPGLHFKMPFVDTVNRFDKRWLDWRGDPNQIPTKDKKYIWVDTFGRWRIVDPLRFFQRLRDERNAQSRLDDIIDGETRNTIASFALIEAVRSTNRPFEDDEYTAETERAESLEQVAQGRDKLTRQIRLRAAEIVKEFGVELVDVQIRRINYVDEVQVKVFERMISERKRIAERSRSEGMGRAAEVRGQRERDLKEIRSAAYRKAQDVTGAADAEATKIYAEAFGRDPEFYQFMRTLEAYPDVVDSSTSLFLGGESEFYRYLRSSSKK; encoded by the coding sequence ATGAGCCGCCTTGTCATTCCCCTTGGCGTATTGGCCGTCCTGGCCGTGGTGCTGGGCTTCTCCGCGACCTACACCCTGAGCGAGCACGAGCAGGCCGTCATCACGCGGTTCGGCGAGCCGAAGGGCGCGTCCGTCGTAGACCCGGGGCTCCACTTCAAGATGCCCTTTGTCGACACGGTGAACCGCTTCGACAAGCGGTGGCTGGACTGGCGCGGTGACCCGAACCAGATACCCACCAAGGACAAGAAGTACATCTGGGTGGACACCTTTGGTCGCTGGCGCATCGTGGACCCGCTGCGCTTCTTTCAGCGCCTGCGGGACGAGCGCAACGCGCAGTCCCGGCTCGACGACATCATCGACGGTGAGACGCGCAACACCATCGCGTCGTTCGCGCTGATTGAGGCGGTCCGCTCCACGAACCGTCCCTTCGAGGACGACGAGTACACCGCCGAGACGGAGCGGGCGGAGTCGCTGGAGCAGGTCGCCCAGGGGCGGGACAAGCTCACTCGCCAGATTCGGCTGCGGGCCGCGGAGATCGTCAAGGAGTTCGGGGTGGAGCTGGTCGACGTGCAGATCCGCCGCATCAACTACGTGGACGAGGTCCAGGTGAAGGTGTTCGAGCGGATGATCTCCGAGCGCAAGCGCATCGCCGAGCGCTCCCGCTCGGAGGGCATGGGCCGCGCGGCGGAGGTCCGGGGCCAGCGTGAGCGTGACTTGAAGGAGATCCGCTCGGCGGCCTACCGCAAGGCCCAGGACGTCACCGGCGCCGCGGACGCCGAGGCGACGAAGATCTACGCGGAGGCCTTCGGCCGGGACCCGGAGTTCTACCAGTTCATGCGGACGCTGGAGGCCTACCCGGACGTCGTGGACAGCTCCACGTCGCTGTTCCTGGGCGGCGAGTCCGAGTTCTACCGGTACCTGCGCAGCAGCTCCAAGAAGTAG
- a CDS encoding endonuclease/exonuclease/phosphatase family protein: MHGSLKCNNARDAAAEAPGAREGVWQPGYLQRLRIAPPWALLLLTFLTGCPLAENYTDEAGPRYSGDHRKPDTVSSEAPASITVVTFNLSFAEKVTEAITALSRPPLAGADVIAMQEMDAASVDRIASELGLAYVYYPASVQVDDDDFGNALLSRWPIVADRKVHLPHDDPYHQRRRIAVLATLDIGGTLVQTASVHNATPIVGLGGRLDQAETIIDAMEGTGPVQVIAGDFNTSDPGSLRQMVKLFSERDFQWASEGVGDTVDSVIGGLPLDFVFAQGLAPLERGVDRRPAGSDHHPVWVRFAWPR, translated from the coding sequence ATGCACGGGTCCTTGAAATGCAACAACGCACGCGACGCCGCGGCGGAGGCGCCTGGCGCCAGAGAAGGCGTCTGGCAGCCTGGCTACCTCCAACGGCTGCGCATCGCGCCGCCGTGGGCGCTTCTCCTGCTCACGTTCCTGACGGGATGCCCGCTCGCGGAGAACTACACCGATGAGGCCGGCCCCCGGTACAGCGGCGACCATCGGAAGCCTGATACCGTCTCCTCCGAGGCGCCCGCTTCCATCACCGTGGTGACGTTCAACTTGTCCTTCGCGGAAAAGGTCACCGAGGCCATCACCGCGCTCTCAAGGCCTCCGCTCGCGGGGGCGGATGTCATCGCGATGCAGGAGATGGACGCCGCGTCCGTCGACCGCATCGCAAGTGAGCTGGGGTTGGCCTACGTCTACTACCCTGCCTCCGTGCAGGTGGACGACGACGACTTCGGGAACGCGCTTTTGAGCCGGTGGCCCATCGTCGCGGACCGGAAAGTCCACCTTCCACATGACGACCCGTACCATCAGCGCCGCCGCATCGCGGTCCTCGCGACGTTGGACATCGGTGGGACCCTGGTTCAAACGGCCTCCGTGCACAACGCCACGCCCATCGTCGGGCTCGGCGGGCGGCTGGACCAGGCGGAGACCATCATCGACGCGATGGAGGGGACGGGACCCGTGCAGGTCATCGCCGGTGACTTCAATACCTCGGACCCGGGAAGCCTGAGGCAGATGGTGAAGCTGTTTTCCGAGCGGGACTTCCAATGGGCCTCGGAAGGCGTGGGGGACACGGTGGACTCCGTGATTGGCGGCCTCCCGCTCGACTTCGTCTTCGCCCAGGGGCTCGCTCCGCTGGAGCGCGGCGTGGACCGGCGTCCCGCGGGGAGCGACCACCATCCCGTTTGGGTGCGGTTCGCATGGCCCCGATGA
- a CDS encoding imm11 family protein: MGATPLLSERAASVFRNLAPGDIQRFPVDVEGDSRPYFLLNVARQICCIDEAAPEEIQVRTAEAFEDRVGEYRSVSALRIDRAKWCSPLKRRTGSFWPESPGGRGPPYRPAVAVGRQHLEDADALVADAQPPTSSAAP, translated from the coding sequence GTGGGGGCGACCCCTCTACTCAGTGAGCGAGCTGCATCTGTGTTTAGGAACTTGGCGCCTGGAGATATTCAGCGCTTCCCCGTGGATGTGGAGGGCGATTCGAGGCCCTATTTTCTGCTCAATGTCGCACGTCAGATTTGTTGCATCGACGAAGCGGCGCCCGAAGAGATTCAGGTTCGTACTGCGGAGGCGTTTGAGGACCGCGTTGGCGAATACCGTTCCGTTTCGGCTCTGAGGATCGATAGGGCGAAGTGGTGTAGCCCCCTGAAGCGTCGGACAGGCTCGTTCTGGCCGGAGTCACCGGGGGGGCGCGGCCCACCCTACCGGCCGGCGGTGGCAGTCGGGCGGCAGCACCTTGAGGACGCCGATGCGCTCGTGGCGGACGCACAGCCACCCACTTCTAGCGCAGCGCCGTGA